The sequence CACGCTATTCATGTAAAAAATACAGCccctaaataaatgaatttagttaggttttatgttttaagttgtttttattttttaaagtttaaatttatTGATCTTTTGAGACGATTcccaaaatattataaatatagaGTTTGTGGTCAATTAACCTGGCTCCACTACAACAATTGaatataattagatttttttattattgttattcaggttttttggtttgtgttcagTTACacaccaggttttttttaacaataaactcaaaacatatttatttagaaCAGCTTTAAATAATCACTAAAACAACGACACTTTCCCACTCTACTTAATCCTACAATTTCTAATTTTACTGACTCttttacaatgacattttcCCCCATTCTCGCTAtgttattgcatgtttttatgatttattttttgctagTGCTacaagtgctatataaatagacattgatttgatttatatcaagATAATAATGTTAGATTAGTTTAGATTCCAGACCAAAACAGTAACTAAACAGCGCCAAACATATTCAGACATACGGATTTCAAGTGAAACAAGACAATTATGTTATTGATGGGAGTATATGTATcactaaatattattatataacataCAGGACAGCTGCGTCATCTACTGTAGGAAAAACACGTCATTCATTACCAGGAAGTCTTTTCCATTAGCGCTCTGCTTGTATCCAGACTCTGTCGCCAAAGGCAGGAGGTTAAATTCAAAACCAGTGTTGGGATCGACGACGGCACAGCTCTGAGACgtaaagacaacaacaacaaaaaaaagacatatatGAACTAGTCATTAGatattaagtaaaaaaaataaataaacctataTACTAATCTGTCTAATCTGGTCTTTGTTGAACCAGGGATGATGATAATTGACTTGTTGTCGTCACGTCTGTGAACTCACGTTGTTCTTGGTGGTTTTGATGGCACAGGCCGCTCGGGTCTCCCACATGAAGTTGGCAGTACAGTTCTGGTACATGAGGAAGCGCGGGCCtgcagactgaaaacacacacacacacagagttacacACTAACTAGAGAACAAGGAAACACGACTATAATGTAAAAGTGAAAtgttataatagtgtttttatctGCAGTGTAAATGGTTTCTATCACCGggtaaataacacacaacgagcagctgtttgtctacagacttcacacaggactgaggcggACAAGCtgtcgtgtttgtttctgcaacgttgtcaatcaaaaactggctccgcctttcagacacttcctccaatcatcacaCAGGAGCCCAGCGTCCTCGccccacccactgctccattgactcccagaaactactactaaacaaaatgactactaaaactactatcACAATACTACGAAACCAACTACTACTCAGACGACTACTACCAGAACTACTGAACTACCTGTAAAGCAACTAATGAAAACCTAAAAACAATACTACCAACTACTCTCACAACTACTACCAAACTTTCACCAAAGTTCCCTCATTCAtgtgagcagcgccaccgtgaggacacatgaagtagtgacaccAGTGACTGTTGACTGCTTTAAGGATCTTTTTACAGTGCAGACACAGAGGCGTTGACGTACCACAGTTCCTCTGGAGCAGACCAGGTGGATGCGTGTCGTGTACGTGAGCTTCAGACCCTCAGACTCGCAGACGGAGCCGTCGGTGAACTCCAGCAGCAGTTTGTCTTGTCCCTCCACGACGGGACCGCGCTTGGAAACTCCCATGTTACTCACGGCGACCACTTCCTCCAGAATCCCCTGAGGGAGCGGAAAACAGGACAAtgacaaatgtcatttttaatgatttttcagccccttaaatgtaaatatttccaGTTATCGTTGATTTttaagcctcttaaatgtgaatatttcctgggtttctttttttcagcttcttaaatgttaatatttcagattttctttgattttccagcttgtaaaatgtgaatatttcctgttttctttgatttttcaaaacaaagacatttgagaacatgattATTTCCAGGGTTAAgaaacattttccaacattaTTATGAGTTTGTGTCCCAAGTAACAGCTGATATAGTCATGTCATTAAAAGCAGGCTATATTTTCCTGACTTTTGCTGATTCATTACtttatttcactcattcattcattcaaacctCCACACTGAGTGGGAGTGTTCCCTGACCATGTCTTTcacttttaaggatttctttgttatctggagcaaagaaattaagaaataattcacatttaagaagcagaaacaataTGAATAATGATTATTTATGCATGAAATGAATTTACAAGCACATTTTCACCACAATTTTACTTGgttttataaaacacacaattcagttaaAGTTTGTCATCGTTCCTAGTTTTTAACGAAAATgctttttcaattttagttgtggttgtgtttgtgtgaactcGCCTGCTCTGGGATGTACTTCATCTGGCAGACGGACGCGTGGCGGTCGCAGCCCGGCACGGCGCTGATCGGCCGGCACACGTTGATGTAGTACTTCCTCAGGTTGGTGGTGTCCGACAGATCCATGGACTGCCAGTTGCTGTTGGTGACGGAGCGAGACAGACTAGAAACACAAGAATTAAAGAGAGTTTTTAAAATACGGTTCATTTGTTACTGCGGCCTAAAGAGAAGGCGACGCGTTACCTGGACAAGTCGTACTGCTCCAGCGTCAGCGGATCGGTCACCAGACACTCGTGAGGCCTCTCGGGACAAGCGTAGGACGTGTACCAGCGGAAGTTATACGTGTACTTGTCTTCAACCTGCGCTCACAAAGCGAAAAGGCGCGGCTTTAAATTTACATGTTAACCAAAGATTTACAAAGACCCGGGAGATAAAAACGGTTAGAACTAAAACGTAGACAAATTATCCTTCAATTATCTGGCCAGAAAAAATTGCTGCTAAGATCAAAAAAGGCGTAATTTGACAGATGagtttttttaatgagctgCATTATGTATTAAAtaggttatttttatttaaaatactgtatatattatccccacccggccaaaaagggctggggtacccctgagcaaggtacccaacccccaatgctccccgggcgccactcagtgtggcagcccactgctcctaattctaggatgggtcaaaatgcagaggaatactttccctaaggggattaataaaaactaacttaacttaacttaactaacTTATATAAGTGCGCTGGAGTGCAGACTGCAAAACATGAGCGATTTCAACCAAGTACCAACTTGTCGATGATTGATTtggaataaaaaacagaatAGAATTTAACAAAGCATAAAATCATCAGACAAACACGAGATAGAATTAAGAGACAATTGcagaagacaaaagacaataaaacgGACACAGATTTATCCACCTCATTCCTCTCATGCATGAATTATGGGAATTACTGTCAAATCATCACAAATTCTGATTAGAAAAGGATATAATCTGGATTTATGTTGAAGTTAACTCAGTTTTTAGTGTTTGCCTTCACCCCCCTTTAACTGCTTTAACTAAAAattggtttttatttacatatttttgcacttttgcaccatagtttttactttttttcttgtttgtttcttgtctgttaatatttgtgtcaagaaaacaaaaaattcaAACAACGCTGAGAGTAACAGACTTAAATGGACTCTTTTTGGTGATATTTTAACAGCGTAAATCTCAGATTAGAACAATGTCGAGGATTAAGTTAACTCGGACAAATCAGTATCTACACAGCAATCGCGTTCTGTCAATCATGGGACACAATCTTATGTCTTAGTCTGGGTTTTAGTTTCCACATCAGGTGATTTTCAGACTGTAGGATAATAGCAAGCCTCCACTTCCACTTTGATTTGACACTGGAAAGAAACGGCGTTCGGCTAATTCTGCGTTTCTCTCGTCGCTTCTCCGGGAATAAAGTGGATTAGCTCAAAAACAACCGGTCACAGAATGACCCACGTATCGCTCGAACCTCTTGCTTGAACAACGTAAAGGAAAAGGGGAAAGTTTCCGGGAGTTTAACCTGGTATTCTGGACTCCCAGCTCCGGCTTCTGGGTCACAGAGGAAGGAGATGAGCGTGGATCTGCGCGTGTGCTCTTTGTTGTTGTACTGCGAGCCGTTGGCGTAGCTCAGCTGGATCAGGCCGTCGTAGTACGACAGGCGGGCGTTCGCTTCCCCGAGATTCCaagaactaaacaaacaaacaaacaaacaaaagtatgaTATCGTACAATTGACAAGCAGAAAAATCATTAAAGGACTAAAAGAATCACCTCTTTTCAACCTGACACGCTCCGGCCGTCGCGGGACAGTTGGCGGCTTTGACGGCGCCGCACACGTTGACGTAGTAGTCGTAGTTCCCGCTGGTGACGTTGTAGAAGCCGCCGTCTTTGGTGAGAGGCGACAAGTCGAAGGAGAAGCctgtggaggagcagcagcagcagcagaggtgagaTCACAGAGAGGGGTAAGTACAGCGGAgcagccaccagagggcagcacaggcttctccttctcctcaacGTCATTCAAACACCAGGAAGTGGATTTCACTTACTTTaagatttttaaatgtaaacattgtgtGGGAGCAAAGGTCAACAATATGGATTTGAGCCTTTATCATCAGGCTCCGCCCACTTTCAACTGTCAAAAGACAAGGAGTGTGAGACTGATAGGAGGcgaacagaaaaacaagtccTCTGATGACTGATAATGAACATTTAGAGCAAAGAGAAGCTCGTGACTTGagtcttttcttgtcttttattgggtttattgtttttgctcctgagatgagaataatgatgtaaaaaatgaCTGTTTCCTCCGATATCGAGAATCACAtcactgtcaaaataatcgcaagaTATGTCATGAAAAACCTCTAAAGAAGAACCCACTAAAATCCAATTTtactgaacacacactttgattTTTATGTCACAAAGACAACTAATTCTTCCAAATAGGAACATTTTTTCTTATTAATGACTTAACACACTTCCTAATTTGACAGTTTTCTACATATTTTcgttaaaaccaaacaaattcTGCCATAAACACGAGTTAgagcattaactggttatggttaaagttagaaaagaaggctttgtttaggctgtccaaatgagcGGAAGACAGCACAGCTGTCTGCGTGTGTGGGTTCTTGTATTTGGGGCTTTGAAAAAAACTCCTATAAACCATaaagagtgaggacattttggcaaagtaagaacattttcttctttaaaggGTTTAAGACCTTGTTTAACCCTTTAGTAGGCAAATAACTCTATTTGGGACATCCAAAACAGCTGGAGActgtcttctcctgcatctatCTCACAAACTACGTATGGTTTAAGTGATGAAGGCGAGTTGGAGCagaggaaacatctaaaacacgcAGGACAGGCTGTCCCCCAAGGACCAGCAGGACGTCCTCAAATAATGTTCCTtccactttatttgtgtgtgtgtcgtaccaGCCTGAGCGTCCTCCACCCTGCAGTCGTCTCCTTGTGTCTTGGAGAGGACACAGGCAGCAGCCGTGTACCACTCCAGCTCGTACACGCAGCCGTTAGACGAAACCGTCCGCAGGACAGGAGCGCTCTCCAGATCTCCTGCACGGCGAGGGCGACAGAGCGTGAATGTCTCAATGAGCAGAATAAACTCATCTGAACCTCGTCTCCTTGTTTTCTCACTGACCTGGTTTGCACTTGAGGGTCAGAATGGTTTGGATCCTGGTCTTGGCTTTGCAGAAGCTGCCATCCGTGTAGACCAGTCTGATGTCGTTCCCCACTTTGGTTTTctgaggagacgagaggaagcTGCCGAGGCTGACGGATCCGAGGGCGGCATCTGCAGCGGAGACGCGGAGCGAAAAATCAGCACTGATGAGTAAAAATACAATAAGTGatctgtatttgtatgtgtatgagtCAGAGGTTTGGACATTATTTCCACCTGGACTCAGTTTATCTCAAAATTTAGcacaaagcaacacatttacagtcattttcatTGGTTTCAAAGGCGCTCGGCTGTTTTTATTGAATCTATTCTGAAggtaaaaatgaagaaaaaaggtGTTAGAAATTGGAGGCACACTTCTTTGTAAATATCCTTTCTACtttttaacatatttcatttaaaaggtATTTTGCTGAAATTTGTGCATGAAGGAGACAGAGACGTTTCACCGCCGTTAACCACTTaattaacaacaaataaagagaaatacagcaacagcagcattgaAGCTATAAAAggcataacaacaataataataataatgataataaaacacaataaaaacatttaaatagagaGGTTTTCAGGCTGGATTTAAAGGAATGAGTTAGTTTCACCCAGCTTTAGTCCTAACCTGACCCAGGTGACCTTTAGTGGTCTTAgagcaatattttaaaaaatcaatTCTGTGGCAGACGGGAAGCCAGCGTAAGGAGCTCAGAACTGGAGTCACGTGTTCCACCTCTTTGGTCTCGGTGAGAGCACGGGGCAGCCGAGTTCCCAACCTGGGGCTTGAACATCAGAGATCACACGGGTGGTTGTGAGGCTATAAAAATGACTTACATTTGTGcatattcaatttaaaaaacaaagcccATTTTTTGGTCCATTATGAAGCTATTTATTACCAACACCTCTGTGACTGAGGCAACATCTCAAGagttaccttggttttgattttatggaagCACAAGACAGTTTTGTCTTGGACACAAACAAGGAGAGGCTTCAAGGAATAAAAAGGTTTGGAACCAGCAGAATCAAGTGAAGATAAAAGGCCAGGTCCTGCTGCACCATACGTCCTTTAAAATACTAAAAGTGAAGTCACAGCGACTTTAACCTCAGCTCGACTCTGAGTCCACACTAACGGGTGAAACTTCGTAGGAAATCTTAGGGAactcctcgtcctcgtctctTACCTACGGCACAGATTGAAGCGTTCACTGGGCAGTCGACGGTGGCGCCCCCTGTCTGCACCACTTTGTGACACACGTTCAGGTAGATACGCGAGTTTGGCTTGATGGAGTTGGCGTCGACGGCCTCCCAGTTCCCACTGGCGTCTGTGCCTGAAGCAGCAGCGACGtccagaggaaggagagagaaacGCAGAAGTGTTTGGTAACGAGAGATAAATCAGAACAAAGACAGAATAGTTTGCAGCCGTTTAAACTCACCTGGATATCTGGTGAGGGGTGAAAGGTCATAGTGTTTGTTGCCGTCTCTGAGGCGACACAGCAGATCCTCCTTCTCTTTGACGCAGGCAAACGCCGTCTGCCACACAAAGTAGTACGTGCAGTCCGTCTCGCCTGCGAAAACAGGATTCCCTCGACCGCCGTTGGCTgcgaaaaaccaaaaaaaaaaaagaatctctaCAACGTctgacctttcaaaataaatggaaaaccTGCAAATTAATTCTTTTTTCTTAcaattgtgactttttctcaAAATTGTGACTTTTCTCAGAAGTCGAACTTTTTacccagaattctgactttaatcccagaattctgacttcaatccCTGAATTCtgaattttaatctcagaatgctGAGAAACCTAGATGCGATTCATAAAAGAGAGATAATCTCACATGCCGTCTGGTTGCACTCAAAGTTGATGATGGTCATTCTCTGGAAGCCTGAGGAGCATTCGTCACCGTCAGGGTAAATCAACGTCAGGTCTCCGTCTGAATAGCTGCAGAGGACCGAGACacgaggacagagacaaacatgtttgtgaccttttttatactcaataaaacacaaaactatcGTTGTAAATTGCCATTCTTAGGTGGGAAAAATCTTTATTATATTACACAATTTACCTGAAGAGGCTGCATTGCTCGCCAATgaacagtcctagtgatttattttgaagagccACACTGGGGAGCCAGCATCTTTCCAATTATTCCTCATGactaataaataatcatttttcattttgacaacaaaatgtgtttccaacccTCTGATtcaagctccgcccccaaactACTTGTAGTTGTGCATGTTCATTACTTTAGAGacacatttgggtacaaatacaTCACTTTTTTAGTAACATAAGTTTAgctattattaaattaatcggCAACTGATTTTATAAtcagttttaattcatttcagcttcttaaaggtgaatattttcagatttgtttgctccatagaaacaaagaaatcattaaaactttgGTTTTATAGACAAAACATTGTGATTATAGTTTGCAAAACAACAATCATTTTATGGACTAGACGATTATTTAATTAATGGATTAAATGActaattaattatgaaaataatccttaaatAGGAGTAAAAAATTTTTTTCGAAACATGAGTTCATCCGTTTTGTCCGCTTATGTAAGATTTTAGATCATTTTAGCGATTTGAGGGTGTAGTTAAGTGGTACAGAGAGTTGTCCTTCAACttcaaggttgtgggttcgattcctaGCTCCACTAGTTTGGTCTACATGctgcatgaaagtgtgagtgaaagggTGTGAATGGGAGCAAAAGTGTGAAGtgagtaaagcagctttgagatATAAATACCAATTTAATCCTTAATCCTTAAGGGTTGaattcaaagtgaaaaagacaCATCTttacacaggaacacacacacacacacacgtgttaccGTAACGTCTGGTTCTGGTATCTTCCCGCCACCTTCTTCATGTCTCCGCTCTTCTTCACCTGACAGGACGAGACCAGCGCGTCGCCGCCGCACTCGTCGTTCAGGATGTGCCCGCACACGTTCAGGTAGTACACGTAGGTTTCCACGCCGTCCGTGGACTCGGAGTGAGCGTAGTACGGATGATCTGATGCtgcgcgtgcacacacatgaaaacacggTCCATAAATTAAAGGAACAGTTTAGAACGTCTCTAAACATTACAGTTACGTTTTTACTAACTTGGTTAAggtttaacccttctgttacctgGCATGCATACTTGTCATTACCGTAACTGCTTTAGaatgtttgtgatatctagaaaactCAAACTTCACAGCACCCCACACGACCCTcgcgtggaggataaagcggtagacgatagatggatgatggatACCGTAAAGCAGAAAAATCTGAGCTTTGCACCcgtatacttgtcattacggtagaacctccgGACCTCCTTGTGACGACCAAATCACCCAGACTGATGGCGCTTTAGTACACatcaaatctaagccacgcagtCGTGATGAGCGCATAGCTGTCTGTCACAGTCTGCTTTAGCAGGACATGTAATTATCACATAACATATTGTACAacttttttcaatttcaatttcaattttggTCTTTTTCTAGGAGCCGCAGAGCTCTGACCTGGGACAGGTTAGGGTGGCAGAAGCTAAGCTGTGGCTAACATGGTGTCAGACTCTGCATGAACTggagagaaaaatgtaaaaagcttgtttttattactCACAATGagctaaaaaatgaaaaatcaggAAGTGAGTTACTTCCTCTAACGAggataacaataatcataaaaaGACTACGAGTCAGGGCTTGTGATGCAAGGATGAACTCACAGCTCAGCGTGAGCGGCGTCAGGTCTATGGCGATGTCGTGCTGCTCGCTGGTCAGTCTGCAGTTGTGACTCTCCAGATAATCCCGGTGACAGGCGTATTCTGTCACCCACAGCACCTCGAAGCGACAGTTCGAGCCCGCCGTCATCCGGGGAATGTCGCCCTGTGGAGACGACGACAGCAAGCGGGACCGTTCGGGGTCTTTCAGggttttcaaacaacaacaacaacaacaacaacaacaacgacgacgtGTTTTTTTTACGCATGAGCAGAACCCACCGAGTGTCTGCTGGACGGACACGTGAATGTGATGGTGACGGCGGGTTTCTCGTCATGACAGATGTCCGGAGAGGTCGAATCGGGGCTGAGCTCGTACTGTATCCTCAGactgggagaggagaggagaggagagacattaatctttaaaaaacactgaaaaaaaatattgaaatcgCCCAAATAGAAACAAACTCATTTAAGTCTGACaccattttataataaataaactcaGTGTGTAGACATGAAgcagaaagaggagaggaaataagagaaggagagaggagagaacaaaGCAAGGAAAGAATAGAGAATAGAACAGTCATATGAAAGtggttcataaaaaaacaaaaattggtTTTGGTTTCCACAGAAATGACCCCAAAACTTTCCCCAAAAAGTACCTACTTGCGACTAGGGAGATTTTCAGATTATTGGTAACTTtagaggggcggggctgtgtgCTGGAGAACACTGATTGGTGGAACACATTTTGCAGCTGTTTGGGCCAGTGCGGCTGCAGCctataaaaacaatttattcaTTTCGCTATCAGTCATTTCAGAAATACGGTGCAAAAAGGAAAGGTgcgacacacggacacacaacAAGGTCCAAGCTCTTTGGCAGGAAACGACCGAGTAACACTTTCCTGAACTTTGAGGCGCGGTGGGGAAACACACAGATTACTAGGAATTCTCTTCCCCGGGTTAGAAATGGtgctaaaaaaaagtagcaggtaccaggtacggTCACAAAAACAACGCTGAGTCGTgccgtgctggaactgggtAGAGGAAAAGTTCCTGGTAATTAAAGGGGCTCATTTtgacaaatatataatattcacacacagctcaggTGTTACCTGTCACTGCCCACCAGCTCCAGACGACCGGAGGGAGAGCCCATGTTGTAGGAGCCGTTCGTGGTGACCAGACAAGCTGCAGAGTCTTCTGGACATGATTTCTCTGGATAATCTGgacacgaaaaaaaaaaacacattaacattattCGTTCCTCTGCGGTTTGTCTATTGTCCGACACGTCGTCGAGGAGTTTAGTCATTTTTAGTCCATGTCTCGTGTTGAAATGACTTgcaacaacttcctgtttttgaaaaaaagacgACAGACACATTTAGCTGCAACAtccctttatgtgtgtgtgtgtgtgtgtggctcctcCCCCTGTCACTCACTGATGCTGCGGCAGATGTTGATGTAGAAGTCGATGCTGTCGTTGCCGTCGTCCACCAGATAACCCTCTCTGATTTTGATCAGAGGGTTCAAGTCGTGTTTCTTACCGTCTGAGTCAAAGGCGTAGCATGgaacctggacacacacacagtcagataCAGATTATAGCAGATTATAACGCTGAAGCACTGATGGAATATTATACATAATTTTAGCCCATCTAATCGGTCACCTATCCTCCctactatccatccatctttacttctatataatatatcaaccatccattcatcatccacCCACACCTCATCtacccattcatccatccatccatttttattcatccatccatttttatcAATTTGTACCCAGTCATCTATCCATCATTTGTATCCATTTTtacccattcatccatccacacatccaaTCCACCCTCAACTTActcatctatccatccatccatccatttgttCATCCATAATCCAAGcaatttttatcttttatccattcatccatccattttttaaTCTAGTGATCCATCCAATATTCCATCTATTCACCCattaatccattcatcatcCAATGTTTTACccattcatttcagttttgatctactcatccatccattatcaaTCCATCcatgaattacatttttatccattAATTCACCCATTACTCCATATATCTGTCAATCAGCCATTAATCATTCTATCTTtaatccacccatccatccatcatccatccatttatatCTATGTCCTATTACCCGTTCAACTGTAcacacattattcattcattttatcttttatccaTTCATCTCCAATGTTAACgatcacccattcattcatccagCTATTTCACATGTATTAACTTATTAATTAAAtatgcaacaaaaataaaattaaaattaaaatgtgattccTTTTCCTCCGTGGTGATTCACACGTTCTTTAAATCATTCAGTGCTAACTTTGTCACTGAGTAACTTTCTGTTTCCACGTTAACACGTCGTCACTTTGTTTCCTTCTCTCTGCCACACGACCCCTCACTCACTCGTCTGTGGTTCCGTCGCtcgtcacaaaaaaaacacaacaaacctcTTTGTGTGGCTTGAACTTGTCTTTCTTGCAGGCGGCGTACGTCCTCCACTCAAAGTAATGGACGCACTGAGACACGGCCACAAACTCAGGCGTCCcctgaaaaaaagacaaataaacgatctttaaaacaacaaaataaaatgaaataataacaatgcaaaaaaggaaaattgtgatgttgttaatgttaattataGGCAAATCCCAGGCAGTGTTAATCCTCAAGAGGAAAACCcaatataattataatacagTGGTTCCTAAAGTCTGGGTCGtggcccacagatgggtcactggATATTTATTTTTGCGGCCCCCAAATAACAATTTTACAGAATTTTCCCAATCTTTtacttaagatttatgtgtttatgtttaaaattacattaaaatgattaattcattatCTATTGTAAATGATTAATTAGTTACTATATAAGGCACGAATTTGCTCTTTGGATTTGGGTCATGATAATTTGTGCTCTTTAAAAAGAGGTCACCATATAGAACgtagaggaaacactgagctagtttttttttttttcagtaaatattgcaaggatttaaaggataaaataaaatacgggaaaataaatacatttttatatcaagACAGGAGGCTTCTTCAGTTAAAACTGCCCTTTCtcacaaaaaaaccctgctaCACTGTATTCACTGAAATATGAGAATGTTTCATGAACAGTAATGCAGGGTTCTTCGGCGTGTTTGAGCGAAAAGGGAGCAgctacgagatgcattcaaagacccttgTATGTTTTCAGTAAGTTTTTAT comes from Solea senegalensis isolate Sse05_10M unplaced genomic scaffold, IFAPA_SoseM_1 scf7180000013892, whole genome shotgun sequence and encodes:
- the LOC122760662 gene encoding cation-independent mannose-6-phosphate receptor-like; this encodes GTPEFVAVSQCVHYFEWRTYAACKKDKFKPHKEVPCYAFDSDGKKHDLNPLIKIREGYLVDDGNDSIDFYINICRSINYPEKSCPEDSAACLVTTNGSYNMGSPSGRLELVGSDSLRIQYELSPDSTSPDICHDEKPAVTITFTCPSSRHSGDIPRMTAGSNCRFEVLWVTEYACHRDYLESHNCRLTSEQHDIAIDLTPLTLSSSDHPYYAHSESTDGVETYVYYLNVCGHILNDECGGDALVSSCQVKKSGDMKKVAGRYQNQTLRYSDGDLTLIYPDGDECSSGFQRMTIINFECNQTASNGGRGNPVFAGETDCTYYFVWQTAFACVKEKEDLLCRLRDGNKHYDLSPLTRYPGTDASGNWEAVDANSIKPNSRIYLNVCHKVVQTGGATVDCPVNASICAVDAALGSVSLGSFLSSPQKTKVGNDIRLVYTDGSFCKAKTRIQTILTLKCKPGDLESAPVLRTVSSNGCVYELEWYTAAACVLSKTQGDDCRVEDAQAGFSFDLSPLTKDGGFYNVTSGNYDYYVNVCGAVKAANCPATAGACQVEKSSWNLGEANARLSYYDGLIQLSYANGSQYNNKEHTRRSTLISFLCDPEAGAGSPEYQVEDKYTYNFRWYTSYACPERPHECLVTDPLTLEQYDLSSLSRSVTNSNWQSMDLSDTTNLRKYYINVCRPISAVPGCDRHASVCQMKYIPEQGILEEVVAVSNMGVSKRGPVVEGQDKLLLEFTDGSVCESEGLKLTYTTRIHLVCSRGTVSAGPRFLMYQNCTANFMWETRAACAIKTTKNNSCAVVDPNTGFEFNLLPLATESGYKQSANGKDFLVNICSDMAGCGQGVAGCELYDGHVSSPVGVERTLQYSTDGLLQLTYKGPLDDPTATRDTFTINFVCDPNSHAGSLKVLREELSSLPNHVVHDVLFEFSTALACVPSPVDCLITDPHGNEYDLSHLARDEGDSPWIAIDTDSVKSRSFYINVCKPLPPVTGCPGE